A window of Lentibacillus sp. Marseille-P4043 contains these coding sequences:
- the sigG gene encoding RNA polymerase sporulation sigma factor SigG: MIRHKVEICGVDTSKLPVLKNEEMKKLFIQMQEGNLSAREELVNGNLRLVLSVIQRFNNRGEYVDDLFQVGCIGLMKSIDNFDLGHNVKFSTYAVPMIIGEIRRYLRDNNPIRVSRSLRDIAYKALQVREKLINKTSKEPTPMEIAEEMGVPHSDIVFAMDAIQDPVSLFEPIYNDGGDPIFVMDQLSDDKDKDETWVDKLSLKEGMYELNAREKMILNKRFFQGKTQMEVADEIGISQAQVSRLEKAAIHQMNKQMFE, from the coding sequence ATGATAAGACATAAAGTAGAGATATGCGGTGTTGATACATCAAAATTACCGGTTTTAAAGAATGAGGAAATGAAGAAATTATTTATTCAAATGCAAGAAGGAAACCTATCTGCACGAGAAGAGCTCGTGAACGGAAATTTACGACTTGTCTTAAGTGTTATCCAACGATTTAATAATCGCGGAGAATATGTTGATGATTTATTTCAGGTGGGTTGTATTGGGCTAATGAAATCCATCGACAATTTTGACCTAGGACATAATGTTAAATTTTCCACTTATGCAGTACCAATGATCATTGGTGAAATCAGACGGTATTTGCGCGACAACAATCCAATTCGCGTTTCACGATCATTGCGAGACATTGCCTATAAAGCATTGCAAGTTCGGGAAAAATTGATTAATAAAACATCAAAAGAGCCGACACCGATGGAAATCGCTGAGGAGATGGGGGTTCCACACTCTGATATTGTTTTCGCCATGGATGCTATTCAAGATCCTGTATCGTTATTTGAACCTATTTATAATGATGGAGGAGACCCAATCTTTGTTATGGATCAATTAAGCGATGATAAGGATAAAGATGAAACATGGGTTGATAAACTTAGCCTGAAAGAGGGAATGTATGAATTAAATGCAAGAGAAAAAATGATCTTAAATAAACGATTCTTTCAAGGAAAAACACAAATGGAGGTTGCCGATGAAATTGGTATTTCTCAAGCACAAGTATCCCGCTTAGAGAAGGCGGCAATCCACCAAATGAATAAACAGATGTTTGAATAA